From one uncultured Methanoregula sp. genomic stretch:
- a CDS encoding AAA family ATPase codes for MMQCSEPDFSKKLNISLRARITLIVVMTPEEERVVSRIQEVCEGWEPPRQCITWDSVDGYQVIAGNRSFHAASRDPLAALDEIQKTDENAVIILKDFHEYWNNPQVKRKLRSFSQKFRYNRRSIVIVTPVQKIPEEIRDEAVLVHFPPPAPAELSADLDRLLATSGIGSSLSKAGREKIIQAALGMTLNQARRSFSKVIVTRGTIDDQDIDTIIADKKEILSQSDALEFYSLTEAAENVGGLDALKDWLRLRERAFTSIAREYGLPAPKGIALIGIPGTGKSLTAKMIADLWHLPLLRLDVGALFGSLVGESEERTRRALALAETIAPCILWVDEIEKAFAFGSGDAGTSQRVFAHLLTWMQDKTSPCFVVATANNIAALPPELLRKGRFDEIFFLDLPSHGERREIFLVHLKKRKCIPAEFDLDLLARESNGYVGAEIEQTIIDAMYQAFSENMRRLTTEDILVCIKKQVPLSVSQRETVAALRAYLAEGRAVSASKTLPSHLPESGRSIALETIDIPGT; via the coding sequence ATGATGCAGTGTTCCGAGCCGGACTTCTCAAAGAAACTCAACATCTCGCTCCGGGCCCGTATTACCCTGATCGTGGTGATGACTCCCGAGGAGGAGCGTGTAGTGTCCCGGATACAGGAAGTCTGCGAGGGATGGGAGCCGCCCCGACAGTGCATCACATGGGACAGCGTGGACGGGTACCAGGTCATTGCCGGTAACCGCTCTTTCCATGCCGCTTCCCGCGACCCGCTCGCAGCACTCGACGAAATACAAAAGACCGACGAGAACGCGGTGATCATCCTCAAAGACTTCCACGAGTACTGGAACAACCCGCAGGTGAAGCGCAAACTCCGCTCATTCTCCCAGAAATTCAGGTACAACCGCCGATCCATCGTGATCGTTACACCCGTGCAGAAGATCCCTGAGGAGATCCGGGACGAGGCGGTCCTTGTCCACTTCCCGCCACCGGCCCCGGCCGAGCTCTCCGCCGACCTTGACCGGCTCCTGGCAACGAGCGGGATTGGAAGCTCGCTCTCAAAAGCCGGACGGGAGAAGATCATCCAAGCTGCACTTGGAATGACCTTAAACCAGGCCCGTCGCTCGTTTTCGAAAGTGATCGTCACTCGGGGAACCATCGACGACCAGGACATTGACACTATCATTGCCGACAAAAAAGAGATCCTGAGCCAGTCGGATGCTCTTGAGTTCTACAGCCTCACCGAAGCTGCGGAGAACGTGGGAGGCCTTGATGCCCTTAAGGACTGGCTCCGCCTGCGCGAGCGGGCGTTCACGAGCATTGCCCGGGAGTACGGGCTTCCGGCTCCCAAGGGCATTGCCCTCATAGGTATCCCGGGAACGGGAAAGAGCCTGACAGCGAAGATGATTGCTGACCTCTGGCACCTCCCGCTCCTTCGGCTCGATGTGGGCGCCCTCTTCGGGAGCCTTGTCGGGGAATCCGAGGAGCGGACAAGGCGTGCGCTTGCCCTTGCCGAGACGATCGCCCCCTGCATCCTCTGGGTGGACGAGATAGAGAAAGCGTTTGCCTTTGGGAGCGGAGACGCAGGCACAAGCCAGCGGGTCTTTGCCCATCTCCTGACCTGGATGCAGGACAAGACCTCCCCCTGTTTTGTAGTGGCAACGGCGAACAATATCGCGGCCCTCCCGCCAGAGCTTCTCCGGAAAGGGCGCTTTGATGAGATCTTTTTTTTAGACCTGCCAAGCCACGGAGAGCGGCGCGAGATCTTTTTAGTCCACTTAAAAAAACGCAAGTGCATTCCTGCCGAGTTCGACCTTGACCTGCTTGCCCGTGAGAGTAACGGGTACGTGGGCGCCGAGATCGAGCAGACCATCATCGATGCCATGTATCAGGCTTTCAGCGAGAACATGCGCCGGCTGACAACCGAAGACATCCTTGTCTGTATCAAGAAGCAGGTGCCGCTCTCGGTCTCCCAGCGCGAGACGGTTGCCGCACTGAGGGCGTACCTGGCCGAAGGCCGGGCGGTCTCCGCATCAAAGACGCTCCCCAGCCACCTTCCGGAATCCGGGCGCTCCATTGCCCTTGAGACCATCGATATTCCCGGGACGTGA
- a CDS encoding DUF1257 domain-containing protein → MSHYSRVKTAFHNRKALVACLIKLGYQVETDTVIKGHHGEHTVDIAAKNRQGYGIGFVKGQDGSYDMVADWWGVSGTDEQKILQDLSRQAESIQKEYARKMILEQTAREGYELVSETNEEDGSVRIVVRRWE, encoded by the coding sequence ATGTCGCATTACAGCCGGGTGAAGACCGCATTCCATAACCGCAAAGCGCTGGTTGCCTGCCTGATAAAACTCGGATACCAGGTTGAGACCGATACGGTCATCAAAGGGCACCACGGGGAACATACCGTGGATATTGCAGCAAAGAACCGGCAGGGGTACGGGATTGGCTTTGTCAAAGGCCAGGACGGCTCCTACGACATGGTGGCCGACTGGTGGGGCGTATCAGGAACGGACGAGCAGAAGATCCTGCAGGACCTCTCCCGGCAGGCCGAGTCCATCCAGAAAGAGTATGCCCGCAAAATGATTCTCGAACAGACCGCCCGCGAGGGGTATGAACTCGTCTCTGAGACAAACGAAGAGGACGGGAGTGTCAGGATTGTTGTGCGGAGATGGGAATGA